A window from Hallerella porci encodes these proteins:
- a CDS encoding rhamnogalacturonan lyase family protein: protein MRIGFGKKAAFGVCSAVLCFGLSTPTFAAPLMENLNRGLVSANVGNGMLVSFRLLGTDAPTASFALYRDGIKIATIEKNAPTSYLDKDGKAESVYEIAPIIDGLEGKKEKQTLVFDEGYYDKGSKVTFPYKTLKVDVPKDLTMPDGTTCTYTANDMSTGDLDGDGELELILKWDPSNSHDNSQTGYTGNVYLDAYKLSGKKLWRIDLGVNIRAGAHYTQFQVYDYDGDGKAEVLVKTADGTIDGTGKVIGDKSKDYRSSGGTILEGHEYLTAFRGSDGAAISTVDYQPPRSIQKQSKGGAGNWGDNYGNRSERYIAATAYLDGVYPSAIFVRGYYTASYVVAYDFDGKDLKLRWLHKSDTPEQGAYGEGNHNITVGDINNDGYDEIVFGSSAIDHEGKLLYRTGFGHGDAAHLGDLDPDKPGLEFWDVHEEKNSKYADELRGPDGNVIWGTLQSGDGVDNGRGLAADIDSTRGYEMWSAAGAGIYNVSGKLISSTKPSINFRIYFDGDVYDELLDATGSGGSGGKIDKWNIQAQRIDRLFSFYNVNGSTLNNSTKANPCLVADILGDWREELIVRSSSDPSTITIFETPYTTEHRVYTLMHDHVYRLSIAWQNTAYNQPPHLGYYLPDRVKNLTQPEISVVGFVEEKPENPIQPFELKNVFDATSPDTASVGFIEKDHAGFIGENGYWNFANELGSFATYKLKSEKDTLVTLAVVYANGGTANRDMTVKANDKNYTIAFPPTGWDTWDTAYVEFEIAKGELDLTFESLTKDGGPNICGFAFNVEGISKAKKSTTAIHSSIAKISSFNPNLGLLTTSEAGFAKISIYDMRGNLVQRISTSVSIGENVLNLNQETLPSGIYMVNVSLNSKRIANSKMIVK, encoded by the coding sequence ATGCGGATTGGATTTGGTAAAAAAGCGGCTTTTGGCGTGTGCAGTGCTGTACTTTGTTTTGGACTTTCGACGCCAACCTTTGCTGCTCCTTTGATGGAAAATTTGAATCGCGGGCTCGTTTCGGCAAATGTCGGAAATGGAATGCTCGTGAGTTTTCGTTTGCTCGGAACGGATGCGCCGACGGCGAGCTTTGCTCTTTACCGCGATGGAATAAAAATTGCGACGATTGAAAAAAATGCGCCGACAAGTTATCTCGATAAAGACGGAAAAGCGGAATCGGTTTACGAAATTGCCCCGATTATTGATGGGCTCGAAGGGAAAAAAGAAAAGCAAACTCTCGTTTTTGACGAAGGCTATTACGACAAAGGTTCCAAAGTTACCTTCCCGTATAAAACTTTGAAAGTCGATGTGCCCAAAGATTTGACAATGCCCGATGGCACGACTTGCACTTATACCGCAAACGATATGAGCACGGGCGATTTAGATGGCGACGGCGAACTCGAACTCATTTTAAAATGGGATCCGTCCAATTCGCACGATAATTCGCAAACGGGTTATACGGGAAATGTGTATTTAGACGCCTATAAATTAAGCGGGAAAAAATTGTGGCGAATTGATTTGGGAGTAAACATTCGCGCAGGCGCACATTATACGCAATTCCAAGTTTACGATTATGACGGCGACGGCAAAGCAGAAGTTTTGGTGAAAACCGCGGACGGTACAATCGATGGCACAGGAAAAGTAATCGGCGATAAAAGCAAAGATTATCGCAGTTCTGGAGGAACGATTTTAGAAGGCCACGAATATTTAACCGCTTTCCGGGGAAGCGATGGTGCTGCGATTTCGACGGTGGATTATCAGCCGCCGCGCAGTATTCAAAAGCAAAGTAAAGGGGGCGCAGGCAACTGGGGCGATAATTACGGCAACCGCTCTGAACGTTACATTGCAGCGACCGCTTATTTAGATGGCGTGTACCCGAGTGCGATTTTTGTGCGCGGCTATTATACGGCATCGTATGTGGTGGCTTACGATTTTGACGGAAAAGATTTGAAGCTCCGTTGGTTGCATAAGTCCGATACTCCTGAACAAGGCGCATACGGCGAAGGAAATCACAACATTACCGTGGGCGATATTAACAATGACGGTTACGATGAAATTGTATTTGGCTCTTCGGCAATTGATCACGAAGGTAAACTTCTTTACCGCACAGGATTTGGACACGGCGACGCTGCGCATTTGGGCGATTTAGACCCCGATAAACCAGGCCTTGAATTTTGGGATGTTCACGAAGAAAAAAATTCAAAATATGCGGATGAATTACGCGGCCCCGACGGAAATGTGATTTGGGGAACTTTACAATCGGGCGATGGCGTTGATAATGGACGCGGTCTTGCTGCCGATATTGATTCGACTCGCGGTTATGAAATGTGGAGTGCTGCGGGTGCGGGCATTTATAATGTGAGCGGAAAACTCATTAGTTCGACAAAGCCGTCTATCAATTTCCGCATTTATTTTGATGGCGATGTTTACGACGAATTGCTCGATGCTACAGGAAGCGGTGGCTCTGGCGGAAAAATTGACAAGTGGAATATTCAAGCGCAACGAATCGATAGACTTTTCAGTTTTTATAACGTGAATGGTTCGACATTAAATAATTCGACCAAAGCAAATCCTTGTTTGGTTGCCGATATTTTGGGCGACTGGCGCGAAGAATTGATTGTGCGTTCGAGTTCTGATCCGTCGACGATTACGATTTTTGAAACGCCTTATACCACGGAACATCGCGTTTACACGTTAATGCACGATCACGTTTATCGCTTAAGCATCGCTTGGCAAAATACCGCGTATAATCAGCCGCCGCATTTAGGTTATTACTTACCGGATCGGGTGAAAAATTTGACGCAGCCCGAAATTTCTGTCGTCGGATTTGTCGAAGAGAAACCGGAAAATCCCATCCAACCTTTTGAATTGAAAAATGTTTTTGATGCGACTTCGCCCGATACCGCAAGCGTTGGATTTATCGAAAAAGATCACGCGGGATTTATCGGTGAAAATGGTTACTGGAATTTTGCGAATGAATTGGGTTCATTTGCGACATATAAATTAAAATCCGAAAAAGATACTCTCGTGACTTTAGCGGTCGTCTATGCCAACGGCGGCACGGCAAATCGCGATATGACTGTGAAAGCAAACGATAAAAATTACACGATTGCGTTCCCTCCGACCGGTTGGGACACTTGGGATACGGCGTATGTGGAATTTGAAATCGCAAAGGGTGAATTGGATTTGACTTTTGAATCGTTGACAAAGGATGGCGGCCCGAATATCTGCGGTTTTGCATTTAATGTCGAAGGAATTTCAAAAGCAAAAAAATCGACGACGGCGATTCATTCTTCGATTGCGAAAATTTCTTCGTTTAATCCGAATCTTGGACTATTAACTACATCCGAAGCGGGATTCGCAAAAATTTCGATTTACGATATGCGCGGAAATTTAGTGCAAAGAATTTCGACGTCTGTTTCTATCGGCGAAAATGTTCTGAACTTGAATCAAGAAACTTTGCCTTCGGGAATTTACATGGTGAATGTTTCTCTCAATTCAAAGCGCATCGCCAATTCGAAAATGATTGTGAAATAA
- a CDS encoding SGNH/GDSL hydrolase family protein — MLGFLGKLWQSAVILSMFFAVGVFAKVTIYMCGDSTMQDWRESAYPKQGIGQNFGYFFNANLVTVANRGAGGTAANTYYKNNWLGVANEIKAGDYVVIQFGINDRNYGKEDGISQDSVFKKYITKMVEESKAKNAIPILISPVRRSDFRPNDSIYESYHQYPRLVRELAERLNVPMIDMDTLSRNYLLSVGQYYALHYLNMVLDAGEYSNYTNGNSDNLHLQQNGAIAFGRITTEQMRVHANPQVKKLGDYMAKMYQVDVEVSPEGADSATTVSSYYPEGIQVTLKTTPKAGKKFLGWYDGNGNKVSGNSEKTVQSNLIYTFKMGKQSTKFTAVYEGGTPKKYTGNGAALTNFPTGTPKKLQGVQVDDPIIQTDTSEKIISKKMAKFFDAHKPDSGNGFSENNNAGFTGEGF; from the coding sequence ATGCTGGGATTTTTGGGAAAGCTTTGGCAAAGCGCTGTGATTTTGTCGATGTTTTTTGCTGTGGGCGTTTTTGCCAAAGTCACGATTTATATGTGCGGCGATTCGACCATGCAAGATTGGCGTGAATCCGCTTATCCGAAGCAAGGCATCGGACAAAATTTCGGCTATTTCTTTAATGCGAATCTGGTGACGGTTGCGAACCGCGGCGCAGGCGGAACCGCTGCCAATACTTATTACAAAAATAATTGGCTAGGCGTTGCAAATGAAATCAAAGCGGGCGATTATGTGGTTATTCAATTTGGAATTAACGACAGAAATTACGGCAAAGAAGATGGCATTTCGCAAGATTCCGTTTTCAAAAAATACATCACGAAAATGGTCGAAGAATCGAAAGCGAAAAATGCCATTCCCATTTTAATTTCTCCGGTTCGCCGTTCTGATTTTAGACCGAATGATTCCATTTACGAATCGTATCATCAATATCCGAGGCTCGTGCGTGAACTTGCCGAAAGATTGAATGTTCCGATGATCGATATGGATACTCTTTCGAGAAATTATTTGCTTTCGGTGGGGCAATATTATGCGCTTCATTATTTGAATATGGTTCTGGATGCCGGCGAATATTCCAATTACACCAATGGAAATAGCGACAATCTTCATTTGCAGCAAAATGGGGCGATTGCCTTTGGGCGCATTACGACAGAACAAATGCGTGTGCATGCAAATCCGCAAGTGAAAAAACTCGGCGATTATATGGCGAAAATGTATCAAGTCGATGTCGAAGTTTCGCCAGAAGGTGCGGATTCGGCGACGACTGTAAGCAGCTATTATCCCGAAGGTATTCAAGTGACTTTGAAAACGACGCCGAAAGCGGGGAAAAAGTTTTTAGGTTGGTATGATGGTAACGGAAATAAAGTGAGCGGAAATTCTGAAAAAACGGTTCAATCCAATTTGATTTACACTTTTAAAATGGGAAAACAATCGACGAAATTTACCGCGGTTTACGAAGGCGGAACGCCGAAGAAATATACAGGAAATGGAGCGGCTTTGACGAATTTCCCAACCGGAACACCGAAGAAATTGCAAGGAGTTCAAGTGGACGATCCGATTATCCAAACGGACACGAGTGAAAAAATTATCAGCAAGAAAATGGCGAAATTTTTTGATGCGCATAAGCCCGATTCGGGAAATGGATTTTCGGAAAATAATAACGCGGGTTTTACAGGCGAAGGCTTTTGA
- a CDS encoding carbohydrate-binding protein, translating to MKFPTAARVTMAVIYANGGKTNRDLNIYLDHDYNVEFKPTANWTTWDTVYFNLDLLHGENEIKMISLSDDGGPNIDAFGFSIEGVCRVGIDCEKKDTTKVDTTAVDSSKTAIHTLKNLRLQNQNAKVKVFDLNGKLISNFTTNSLANLENELRVNIKQNGLFHIVIQNGNVRKNFNFANVN from the coding sequence ATGAAATTTCCGACGGCGGCGCGCGTGACGATGGCGGTGATTTATGCAAACGGAGGCAAAACAAATCGCGATTTGAATATTTATTTGGATCACGATTACAATGTGGAATTTAAACCGACGGCAAATTGGACAACTTGGGATACGGTGTATTTTAATTTGGATTTGTTACACGGCGAAAATGAAATTAAAATGATTTCGCTTTCCGATGATGGCGGCCCAAATATCGACGCCTTTGGATTTAGCATCGAAGGAGTTTGCCGCGTAGGAATTGACTGCGAAAAAAAAGACACGACAAAGGTGGATACAACTGCTGTAGATTCTTCTAAAACGGCGATTCACACTTTGAAAAATTTACGTCTTCAAAATCAAAATGCAAAAGTGAAAGTTTTTGATTTGAACGGAAAATTGATTTCGAATTTTACAACAAATTCTTTGGCAAATCTCGAAAATGAACTGCGTGTAAACATCAAGCAAAATGGACTTTTCCACATTGTGATTCAAAACGGAAATGTGCGCAAGAATTTCAATTTTGCAAATGTGAATTAA
- a CDS encoding SGNH/GDSL hydrolase family protein gives MKKILALIFSLFALQVVSDETAVTIHIIGDSTVCNYKGSAYPQTGWGQVLEYFFDASRVKINNVAIGGRSSKTFIQEGRLAALKNSVKKGDFIFVQFGHNDRYFGSKAREVPIDSLPYYLNQYVDSAFAWGAIPVLVSPMNMNTGKRNIFTEYNVHGVMQNISKEKKIPFVDLTMKSYNAYNSYNADYVSRYLFKTLKAGEYPNYPDGVNDGTTHFQEMGSLGHAQMICEELESNLTNANLSSNAKSALTNLVASMKKRYTITIQTNLNNYSGLITQAQNLPAESPMTLRVTPNAEVFEKWVDDDCNEISKEKIYYGFKTKARNVTYTAMFQGGAACKTIPHDKEEIEIPKSSSSEISSSSSSVESSSSFDSKICFAGIADAKWPSPIDMSFPEMGEGTTDSNHEGFTGAGFFNIANNATSTATYKITSDQSASNARVMIRYAFAGNSNRDMKIQIDNGIYDVQFPPTGSWDKWDTTYIENVWVDALDFEMKISSTTNDGGPNIDMIAFDIAGVYRTGCEAAKVENGKTDTTKTDTTTALKNFGKTKSFAFDAKNLTLMLPAGFVNLRVMNPLGQVVFAKTESVSAGTFHWLQTVNFPRGNYWMQIVIDHRTHFLHFAR, from the coding sequence ATGAAAAAAATTTTAGCGCTCATTTTTTCGCTGTTTGCGTTACAAGTCGTTTCCGATGAAACGGCGGTGACAATTCATATTATCGGCGACTCGACTGTTTGCAATTACAAAGGTTCTGCGTATCCGCAAACGGGTTGGGGACAAGTTTTGGAATATTTCTTTGACGCGTCTCGCGTAAAAATCAACAATGTCGCAATCGGCGGGCGAAGCTCAAAAACTTTCATTCAAGAAGGACGACTTGCTGCATTAAAAAATTCGGTGAAAAAAGGCGATTTTATTTTTGTGCAATTCGGGCACAATGACCGCTATTTTGGAAGCAAAGCGCGCGAAGTTCCCATCGATTCGTTGCCGTATTATTTAAATCAATATGTCGATTCGGCATTCGCATGGGGCGCAATTCCTGTGCTTGTGTCGCCGATGAATATGAATACGGGAAAGCGAAATATTTTTACGGAATATAATGTTCACGGCGTGATGCAAAATATTTCAAAAGAGAAAAAAATTCCTTTTGTCGATTTGACGATGAAATCGTATAACGCCTACAATTCGTATAACGCCGATTATGTTTCGCGCTATTTATTTAAAACGCTCAAAGCGGGCGAGTATCCGAATTATCCTGATGGCGTAAACGATGGCACGACGCATTTTCAAGAAATGGGTTCTTTAGGACACGCTCAAATGATTTGCGAAGAATTGGAATCGAATTTAACGAATGCAAATTTATCGTCGAATGCAAAATCCGCTTTGACAAATTTGGTGGCATCGATGAAGAAACGTTACACGATTACGATTCAAACGAATTTGAATAATTATTCGGGCTTGATTACGCAAGCGCAAAATTTGCCCGCGGAATCGCCGATGACTCTTCGCGTAACGCCGAATGCAGAAGTTTTTGAAAAGTGGGTCGATGACGATTGCAACGAAATTTCGAAAGAAAAAATTTATTACGGCTTTAAAACGAAAGCGCGCAATGTGACTTATACCGCGATGTTTCAAGGCGGCGCCGCTTGTAAAACGATTCCTCACGACAAGGAAGAAATTGAAATTCCAAAAAGTTCTTCTTCAGAAATTTCCAGTTCTAGTTCAAGTGTAGAATCTTCGTCTTCGTTTGATTCGAAAATTTGCTTCGCAGGAATTGCCGATGCCAAGTGGCCTTCGCCAATCGATATGTCTTTTCCCGAAATGGGCGAGGGCACAACGGATTCAAATCACGAAGGATTTACAGGCGCAGGATTTTTCAACATTGCAAATAATGCGACGAGTACTGCGACTTACAAAATTACATCAGACCAATCCGCATCGAATGCGCGCGTGATGATTCGTTATGCGTTCGCAGGAAATTCCAATCGCGATATGAAAATTCAAATCGATAATGGAATTTACGATGTGCAATTTCCGCCGACAGGTTCGTGGGATAAATGGGACACGACTTACATCGAAAATGTTTGGGTCGATGCATTAGATTTTGAAATGAAAATTTCTTCGACGACAAATGACGGTGGCCCAAACATCGATATGATTGCATTTGACATAGCGGGAGTTTACCGCACCGGCTGCGAAGCGGCAAAAGTGGAAAATGGAAAAACGGATACGACGAAAACCGATACGACGACTGCGCTCAAAAATTTTGGGAAAACGAAATCGTTTGCCTTTGATGCTAAAAATTTAACGCTAATGCTTCCGGCGGGCTTTGTGAATTTGCGGGTGATGAATCCGCTTGGACAAGTCGTCTTTGCCAAAACCGAAAGCGTTTCGGCGGGAACTTTTCATTGGCTTCAGACAGTGAATTTTCCGCGGGGCAATTATTGGATGCAAATCGTAATCGATCACCGCACACACTTTTTGCATTTCGCCCGTTGA
- a CDS encoding serine hydroxymethyltransferase has protein sequence MMTLQQEDPAIYDLIQEEAERQEYGIELIASENYTSKAVMEAMGSVLTNKYSEGYIGKRYYGGNQVIDKIEKIAIDRCKELFGCDHVNVQPLSGSPANAAVYFAVLKPGDKVLGLKLDHGGHLSHGHPVNFSGMLYNFVQYEVDKETGRIDMDKVREIALREKPKMILAGFSAYSRNLDWKRFKEIADEVGALTMADISHIAGLIAGKAIESPIPYFDIVTTTTHKTLRGPRSAIIMCKDKMIKKMVKGELKEVSLPKEIDKGVFPGMQGGPHDHITAGKAVAFGEALKPEFQTYAKNVIKNMQAMADELMKRGYKIISDGTDNHLVVIDMTSKNVSGKEAEVALEKVGISTSRSTIPFDPRKPMDPSGLRVGTAAITTRGFDENDSRTVADIMDRTIQNKDNDEALKSIRQEIVELCKKHPLYK, from the coding sequence ATGATGACTTTGCAGCAAGAAGATCCGGCAATCTACGACCTGATTCAGGAAGAAGCAGAACGCCAGGAATACGGAATCGAACTCATCGCTTCCGAAAACTACACCTCTAAAGCGGTAATGGAAGCCATGGGTTCTGTCCTTACCAACAAGTATAGCGAAGGCTATATCGGTAAGCGTTACTACGGCGGTAACCAAGTCATCGATAAAATTGAAAAGATTGCTATCGATCGCTGCAAAGAACTTTTCGGTTGCGATCACGTGAACGTGCAACCGCTTTCGGGTTCGCCGGCAAATGCTGCGGTTTATTTCGCAGTGCTCAAACCGGGCGACAAGGTTCTCGGCTTAAAGCTCGACCATGGTGGACATCTTTCTCACGGTCATCCGGTGAATTTCTCCGGCATGCTTTACAACTTTGTTCAATACGAAGTCGATAAAGAAACCGGTCGCATCGATATGGATAAGGTCCGCGAAATCGCTCTCCGCGAAAAGCCGAAGATGATTCTCGCTGGCTTCTCGGCTTATAGCCGCAACCTCGATTGGAAGCGCTTCAAAGAAATCGCAGACGAAGTCGGCGCTCTCACGATGGCTGATATTTCTCACATCGCAGGTCTTATCGCGGGCAAGGCAATCGAATCTCCGATTCCTTACTTCGATATCGTCACAACGACAACGCACAAGACTCTCCGAGGTCCGCGTTCTGCTATCATCATGTGCAAAGACAAGATGATTAAGAAAATGGTGAAGGGCGAACTCAAAGAAGTTTCTCTTCCGAAAGAAATCGACAAGGGCGTCTTCCCGGGAATGCAAGGTGGTCCGCACGATCACATTACCGCAGGCAAGGCGGTGGCATTTGGCGAAGCTCTTAAGCCAGAATTCCAGACCTACGCAAAGAATGTCATCAAGAATATGCAGGCGATGGCCGATGAATTGATGAAGCGCGGTTACAAGATTATTTCGGATGGTACCGATAACCACTTGGTCGTTATCGATATGACTTCGAAGAATGTTTCGGGTAAAGAAGCCGAAGTTGCCCTCGAAAAAGTGGGCATTTCGACGAGCCGTTCAACGATTCCGTTCGATCCGCGTAAGCCGATGGATCCGTCCGGACTCCGCGTGGGCACCGCTGCTATTACCACTCGTGGCTTTGACGAAAACGATTCTCGCACCGTTGCCGACATTATGGATCGCACGATTCAGAATAAGGATAACGACGAAGCGCTCAAGTCCATTCGCCAAGAAATCGTGGAACTTTGCAAAAAGCATCCGCTTTACAAGTAA
- a CDS encoding helix-turn-helix domain-containing protein produces MYKKHTEEEWMLAFKLIKQRHPISAIAKITGISRIASVKLDDAVALELHKQ; encoded by the coding sequence ATGTATAAGAAACACACTGAAGAAGAATGGATGCTGGCTTTCAAGCTCATCAAACAGCGTCATCCAATTTCAGCAATTGCCAAAATTACAGGCATTTCTCGCATCGCTTCGGTTAAACTCGACGACGCTGTTGCTCTCGAATTGCACAAGCAATAA
- a CDS encoding amidohydrolase family protein, translating to MIFDSHVHFGQYFDDYYTPPRILRTLKLAGIRHFAYSSTSAVVCDDPAFLKEERTAMHELSNGRAHALLWITHSMLENSKDLSLYLDKRICGFKVHGVSEKWEPFGKALQRVFCIAQERKIPILLHTGEYDQCFAGAYQKICESFINVPVILAHGRPLDQTIFMLKNCPNAFVDTAFMPLMHLKILIELGFSNRILFGTDTPIPGRHLKSSLPRHLRSRIHSSKKIAGENWRQIAWENAVKVFLEK from the coding sequence ATGATTTTTGATTCACATGTTCACTTTGGGCAGTACTTTGACGACTATTACACGCCGCCGCGAATCTTGCGCACGCTCAAGCTTGCAGGCATCCGTCATTTTGCGTATTCTTCAACGTCGGCGGTCGTGTGTGACGACCCCGCATTTTTAAAGGAAGAGCGCACCGCGATGCACGAGCTTTCGAACGGGCGCGCGCACGCACTGCTTTGGATAACGCACTCGATGCTAGAAAATTCAAAGGACTTGTCGCTTTATTTGGACAAACGAATTTGCGGTTTCAAAGTCCACGGCGTCTCTGAAAAGTGGGAGCCCTTTGGCAAAGCCTTGCAGCGAGTTTTTTGCATTGCGCAGGAGCGAAAAATTCCAATTCTATTGCACACGGGCGAATACGACCAATGTTTTGCGGGCGCGTACCAAAAAATCTGCGAATCCTTTATCAATGTTCCTGTAATACTAGCGCATGGCCGCCCGCTAGACCAGACCATTTTCATGCTCAAAAATTGTCCGAACGCTTTCGTGGATACCGCATTTATGCCGCTCATGCATTTAAAAATTTTAATTGAACTCGGATTCTCAAATCGTATTTTATTTGGCACAGACACGCCGATCCCCGGCCGCCATTTAAAAAGTTCCCTCCCCCGCCACTTACGTTCCCGCATTCACTCTTCGAAAAAAATTGCGGGCGAAAACTGGAGGCAAATCGCATGGGAAAACGCGGTGAAAGTGTTTTTAGAAAAATGA
- a CDS encoding radical SAM/SPASM domain-containing protein, whose translation MREFLDSLAQDRYLIAAESAELCAQQDTHFSYSENPKTLFTYNAQQNPDDQKTYGDTQEVLGQEYIQNPAVHACQIETTNRCNERCIHCYIPHKFKNVILPYEVIENILEQLHELGTLNLTLSGGEFFCHPDAEKILRKARELDFSFNELSNITLLTPHMIEVLKETNPSMIQTSLYSVYPEEHDHITQLPGSCEKTKASIDALIAASLPVQISCPVMHTNYKTYKDVLKFAYDRNCKAQTDFVMMARYDFTTDNLSERLTMEETEELLKEIIQFDKDYLDFTDTPVPPMSREEWGKQKFCGVGLDNLCIASDGIVYPCSGWQGMPCGNVREQPIKDIWEKSPQLNKLRALTKSAIPQCYDCEDRQFCAPCLVRNFNESAGDYLKVAPHFCKASHLNRKLVEEAKAKMRAPK comes from the coding sequence ATGCGCGAATTTCTGGATTCGCTTGCGCAAGACCGCTACTTGATTGCAGCGGAATCAGCAGAACTTTGTGCGCAACAGGATACGCATTTTTCGTATAGCGAAAATCCGAAAACGCTCTTTACCTACAACGCGCAGCAAAATCCTGACGACCAGAAAACATACGGCGATACGCAAGAAGTCTTAGGACAGGAATACATTCAGAATCCCGCAGTTCACGCGTGCCAAATCGAAACGACAAACCGCTGCAACGAGCGCTGCATCCACTGCTACATTCCGCACAAATTCAAGAATGTGATTTTGCCTTACGAAGTGATTGAAAACATTTTGGAACAGCTTCACGAATTGGGAACGCTGAACTTGACGCTTTCGGGCGGTGAATTCTTTTGCCACCCCGATGCCGAAAAGATTTTGCGCAAGGCGCGCGAGCTCGATTTTTCGTTCAATGAGCTTTCGAACATTACGCTTTTGACGCCGCACATGATCGAGGTTTTAAAAGAAACGAACCCGAGCATGATCCAAACTTCGCTTTACAGCGTTTACCCCGAAGAGCACGACCACATTACGCAGCTCCCGGGCAGCTGTGAAAAGACAAAGGCTTCGATCGACGCTTTGATTGCCGCGAGCTTGCCGGTGCAAATCAGCTGCCCCGTAATGCACACAAACTACAAAACGTACAAGGATGTTTTAAAATTTGCCTACGACAGGAATTGCAAGGCGCAAACCGACTTCGTGATGATGGCGCGCTACGACTTTACAACGGACAACCTTAGCGAACGCCTGACGATGGAAGAAACCGAGGAACTGCTCAAGGAAATCATCCAGTTCGACAAGGATTACCTGGATTTTACCGACACGCCGGTGCCGCCCATGAGCCGCGAAGAATGGGGCAAGCAAAAATTCTGCGGCGTGGGGCTCGACAACTTGTGCATCGCTTCGGATGGTATCGTTTATCCGTGCTCGGGCTGGCAAGGCATGCCGTGCGGCAACGTGCGCGAGCAGCCAATCAAGGACATTTGGGAAAAGTCGCCACAGTTAAACAAACTGCGCGCATTAACCAAGTCGGCCATCCCGCAATGTTACGATTGCGAAGACAGGCAATTCTGCGCGCCTTGCCTCGTGCGAAACTTTAACGAATCCGCGGGCGACTACTTGAAGGTCGCACCGCATTTCTGCAAGGCATCGCATTTAAACCGAAAACTCGTCGAAGAAGCGAAAGCGAAAATGCGAGCTCCCAAATAA
- a CDS encoding FRG domain-containing protein, with protein MQKSVAYQYSQAFSLSDALQKLASVQKEGIYFRGQAESTWKIYSSMQREWIEKELHHRFGSYQNFAEALLNYAYANYQPILKNYCKLITDISIFSTLQHYGAPTPFIDWTSDYLVALYFASLGNDFCHRKISDEIESFFSIYWVEKGRGAETPENDLTDINRTLEDANAQLEQIREDWGSVPGSDLKSATQYKTWGNLPIILMRHGEDKLMHIENRRSNLQSGLFIYSSDPLNSLDKRFSSSAKSLAELPETDDLILPKIHCLDIHKSVLPQLKAYLSSRSYTTETLGLSTDDWGKKLYTKFLSEPHS; from the coding sequence ATGCAAAAGTCCGTTGCATACCAGTACAGTCAAGCATTTTCACTCAGCGATGCTCTTCAAAAACTTGCCTCAGTTCAAAAAGAAGGCATCTATTTTCGCGGCCAAGCCGAAAGCACTTGGAAAATTTATTCTTCGATGCAACGCGAATGGATAGAAAAAGAATTGCACCATCGTTTTGGCTCGTACCAGAATTTTGCAGAGGCTTTGTTAAATTACGCCTATGCAAACTATCAGCCGATTCTTAAGAATTATTGCAAACTAATCACCGATATCAGCATTTTCAGCACTCTTCAACATTATGGAGCGCCAACGCCTTTTATTGATTGGACTTCGGATTATCTAGTTGCTTTATATTTTGCTTCGTTAGGCAATGATTTCTGCCATAGGAAAATTTCAGACGAAATTGAATCGTTCTTTTCAATTTATTGGGTGGAAAAGGGACGAGGGGCTGAAACACCGGAAAATGATTTAACAGATATCAATCGTACCTTAGAAGATGCAAATGCTCAACTTGAACAAATAAGAGAAGATTGGGGCAGTGTTCCTGGATCAGATTTAAAGTCTGCAACGCAATATAAAACTTGGGGAAATCTTCCTATCATTTTAATGAGACATGGTGAAGACAAATTAATGCATATTGAAAATCGTCGGTCAAATTTACAATCTGGACTTTTTATTTACAGCAGTGATCCTTTAAATTCGTTGGACAAGCGCTTTTCTTCAAGCGCAAAAAGTCTTGCAGAACTTCCAGAAACTGATGATTTGATTTTACCCAAAATTCACTGTCTCGATATTCACAAATCCGTTTTGCCGCAATTAAAAGCCTACTTATCTAGTCGCAGTTATACAACAGAAACTCTTGGTTTATCTACAGACGATTGGGGCAAAAAACTATACACCAAATTTTTATCCGAACCCCATTCCTAA